A stretch of DNA from Candidatus Aenigmatarchaeota archaeon:
AAAAAGGGAAATAAGAAATAAGACTGAGGCTATTATTATTGCCCCTAGATCACCTTGTCTTATAAGAATAGGTAACGATTGAGTGTATTCATAAATAAAATTGACGGCGTTTGTAGTGTTCGTTTGATATAAAGAATAAAGTATGTTCATCATATTTTAATGGATTTTTATAAAATAAAAAACATTTGGACCAGTGGGGATTTGAACCCCAAGCCTTCTGGATGCGAACCAGACGATTTCGGCCTTTTCTACCGTTGATCTACTGGCCCATTAATATATATTTCAAAGATACTATAATCTTATTTCTATGCATGATATATGCGTACATTGCGGAAAATTTGCAACTGTCTATAACCAAGAAAATCAGCCAACTTGTACCGGTTGTTTTGAAAAGAAACCTAAGAGATATGTGTGCAAAAAGTGTGGGGGGATGATGATTGTAAAAAGAGGAAAATACGGATCTTTTTGGGGTTGTTCTGGATACCCTCTTTGTGATAATACTGTTTCCCTTAAGGAAGTTTTAATTAAAGAAAAAAATAAAACTAATCTTAAATAATTAATAACTAAATTACTCACGGGGGCTCATAGCTTAGCCTGGTTGGAGCGCCTGACTGATAATCAGGAGGTCGAGAGTTCAAATCTCTCTGAGCCCACTTTCTTTTAATTATTCATTTTTAATATTTTTGGAATACATCAGTTTTTTAAGTCACCAAAATAAATTATTGTTATGTGTGGATTTTTGAAAAAGCTATTTGGTAAGAAGGAGACTGAAAAACCAAAAGAGAAGAAAAAATAGGTATTATTTTATTTTTTTATTTTAACCTAAGACAGAAGCCAAATAATCCCTAGCTTCTTTTAGGGAATAACATCCAGCCTCATTACCTATTCTTATTTTTATAGCCCTAGGAGGACAATTATCCAAAATATATTTTTGATCATCAATAACCACAAAATTCTCTGGACGATATTCTTGATACAATTCAAGAATGGTAGGTATTTTATTTCTTCTAACAATTATCCTATCAGATGGTAAATTACATGATCTTATTTTTCTGGATTGATAACCATTTCCATCAGGAAATTCTACATCTTCATCACCTTGGCTAAGTATTATGACAGTTGCAAATCTCATTAAACTTTCTAAAAATTCAATAGCACCCTCCGCTAAAAAATCTTGGTAGGGAAAAGTTTCTAGGACACACCTTAAAATATCTAATTCACTTTCTTCTAGTCCTTCTAATTTATTTGGATCAAAATAGCCATATTTACTTTTTGATGCTTCATAAGATCTCAAAAACCTTTCACTATTGATCCCTGATTCCTCCAACCTTCCCAATAATTCCTGGAACATTTCATCTGTTCTATATAAAACTCTATCAAAATCAACTATTACCAAATTCATGCTGTTTTTTTAGTTGCTAATTTTAAATTTTTACCGAAACTAAATAATAGATATGATATTCCCTATTTGTAAAGTTTGTTTGAAGAATGATATTTTATGTGAAGGTTGCGCATCGAAGATAGGTGAATTAGGAATAAAATCAGATGAGATAAAAACTTTCAGACTCTTAAACAAAATTTCAAATAAGTATACAATACTGAATGATGTAAAAATTGAAAGGGTTTTAGAAACACCGAAAATGATATTTATAATTACCAACAAGGAAGATGCATCAAAAATAATTGGAAAAAATGGTGGGATGATAAAAAAGATAGGAGAATATTTAGGCAAACCCATAAGAGTAATAACAAACAAAAAAAATGTTGAAAATTTTGTAAAGGAAATTTTCCGTTCAAATAATATCATTGGTATAAATATTTTATATGGAGATGAGAAAATCTATAGGTTAAGATTTCCTTCTTATGAAAAAGAGGAATTACCTATAGAAATCGATAAGTTCTCAAAATTTTTCAATTCTATTTTTGGAGAGAAGGTTGAAATAATATTTGAGTGATACTTTTATTTTTTTAAAATATAGTTGATATCACGAGTTTCAGTAAATTTCAGAAAGAGATACTTAGAAACAAGAAAGATAAGAGTTTCAATCATACGGATATTGGAAAAAGAATTATACTAATGGCCGAGGAACTCGGGAAATTAGCAAGATTCTAAAAAAACAGCATATATGATACAGAAAATAGAGAAGAAACACTAGATGCCATTTGAAATTTGATGGTTTATTATTTGGGTTTATTTGAGATGTTGGGGGTTGATGGAGAATATATTGTTAGTGAAATACTAAAAGAGAACAAGACAAGAAGACACAAATCTCACCCGACTAACAATTATAAGTTTTTACAATAATTAATTTTGGCTATGGTAAGAATAGCTTCAATTGATAGAAATCTATGCAAGAAAAATAAATGCGGGTATTTGTGCAAGAAGGTTTGTCCGATAAACAGGACGGGGGAGGAATGCATAACAATAGATGAGAAAACAGGCTTTCCCATTTTGGATGAAAAACTGTGTATAGGGTGTGGTTTATGTTCTAATAAGTGTGAAAAGGCCGGTTATAAGGCAATACATATTGTCAATCTTCCGGAAAAACTAAAAGAAAAACCAATACACAGGTTTGGAAAGAATCAATTTTTACTTTACAGACTACCTTTCCCATCAAAAGGAAAAATTGTGGGTTTGGTTGGTTCAAATGGACTAGGTAAGACAACGGCTCTTGAAATACTTTCAGGACACCTAAAACCAAATTTAGGTGGTGAAGAGGAAGTCGAACTAGATCAATTAATAGGAATTTTCAGGGGAACAGAACTTCAGAATTATTTTGAAAATTTGAGAAGTGGTGAGATGATAGTTTCTTATAAAATACAAAGAGTTGATATGATACCCTCGTATTTTGAAGGCAAAGTTTCAAAACTACTTGAAAAGACTGATGAGAGGGGGATATTGAATGATTTGATAAAGAGATTTGAAATAAATAATATCCTTGAGAGTAAGATAAATGAGATATCGGGAGGTGAACTACAGAGAGTTGCACTTGCAGCTTCTCTAGCAAAGGATGCTGACATCTATTACTTTGATGAACCAACTAGTTTTCTGGATGTGTCACAGAGACTTAATGTTTCAAAATCAATAAGGGAATTTTGCCAAAATAAATCTGTTATAGTTGTAGAACATGATTTGGCAACTTTGGATTTCCTGGCTGATAACATTCACATTTTCTATGGGGTTCCAGGAATATACGGCATTGTTTCAAGCCCTTATTCTGTGAGAGTTGGGATAAATGCCTTCCTTGATGGATATATAAAGGAAGATAATGTTAGAATAAGGTCAGAGCCTATATATTTCACTCAGTCTTTTGTTGGAAGCAAGATTGGGACCGAAAAAATTACTGAATTTTCTGATATAAAGAAAAAACTGGGCAAATTTTTACTGCACGTCAAGGCTGGAAAAATATACAAAAGGGAGGTTATTGGGATATTGGGGTCTAATGCCTTGGGTAAGACAACATTTGCAAGGATATTGGCAGGTGAAATAGAACCTGATGAAGGTCAAGTTGATAAAAATGTTAAAATATCCTACAAACCCCAATATCCCAAAGCCGATTTTCAAGGTACTGTAAGAGATCTATTAAAAACGGTTACTGACGATATTCTATCCGGAGATTACAAATCAAAAATACTTAGGCCACTTGGTTTGGAGGGAATTCTTGAGAAGGAGATAAAAAACTTATCAGGAGGTGAACTACAGAGAGTTTCAATTGCTGTTTGTATGAGCAGAAAGGCAGACATATACCTATTGGATGAGCCTTCGGCCTTTCTTGATGTTGAACAGAGACTAAGCATGGCAAAAATGATAAGGAACATTGTTGAAAGTCAGGAAACATCTGCAATTATAATAGATCATGACATGTTATTTTTGAGTCAGATATCTGATGTGGGAGTTGTTTTTTTAGGTAAACCTGGTGTTGAAGGATTTTCCGATGAACCGACTTCTGTCGAGAACTCTTTCAATAAATTTTTAAAGGAAATTGGTGTAACATTCAGAAAAGACCCACAAACAGGGAGACCAAGAGCAAATAAACCTAACTCTCAAATGGATCAGGAGCAGAAGATCAATGGAAAATATTTCATGGGTTAATTCCTTAAACTTTAATTTTAAAAAATTAAATTGATTTTAAATGAAAATATGTGTTACTTTACCTGTATATAATGAGGAGGAGCAATTAGAGGGGAGTGTGGATAAGGTCTTGGGGGTTTGTAGAAAGAATTACAAGAATTTTGAGATATTGATTGCTGATAATGCCTCCAAGGATAGAACTTTGGAAATAGCCAAAAAACTTTCGGAAAAATATCCTGAAGTCAGATACATACATCTCCCCCAAAAGGGGCGTGGGAGGGCATTGAAAAAGGCATGGATGTCTACTGATGCAGACATCATGTGTTATATGGATATAGACTTATCGACAGATCTTAAGCATTTAAAGGAACTTACGGATGCAATAGAGGAGGGATATGACATATCTTTTGGTTCAAGGATGAAAAAAGAATCAGAATTGAAAAGATCTCTGAAAAGAGATATTCTTTCTAGGGGATATGTTTTTCTTCTTAAAATATTTTTGAATTTTCAATTTACTGATGCCCAATGTGGTTTCAAGGCGATAAATAGTAGAGTTGCCGCTGAATTGATACCAAAAATAAAAGATAATGAATGGTTTTTTGATACCGAGTTGTTAATAAAAGCACAATACTTTGGGTATAGATTGAAAGAAATCCCTGTTAAATGGATAGAGGATAAGGGGAGTACGGTTAACATCCCAAAAACAGTTAAAAGTTATTTGAAGAACATTTTCAGATTACGAAAGGAGCTGAAATAATATGAAATTTGATGTTATTATACTGGGTGGAGGTTTAACTGGTCTTTATGTAGGTTATAATTTATCAAAGAAGGGTAAAAAAATTGCCATAATAGAGAAATCGAATCAATTGGGTGGACTTTTGGGTTCTTTTAAAACTAGGGGTGACCCTCTGGAAAAATACTACCATCATGTTTTCAAGGGTGATAAGAATTTTCTTGAATTGATAAAAGAGTTGGGTATAGATGAAAGATTTCATTGGACACAATCTACCTTGGGATTTTATTCAAAGGGAAAAATTTATGATTTGTCAATCCCATTTAAAATAATTTCATTTAAACCATTGAATTTTTTTGAAAAAATACGTTTTGGAATGATTGGTTTGAAAATAAAGTTGACTAAAAACCATAAAGAATTGGAAAAAATACCTGCAAAAGAATGGATAATAGAAAATGGAGGATTGAGTATTTACCATAAATTATTCTACCCTTTACTAAAGAGTAAATATGGGGAAAATTTGGAAAAAGTATCTGCTGCTTGGTTTATTGAAAGAATAAAATTGAGGACCAAGGGTGGTCTGAGAAAAGAAAAACTTGGATATTTGAAGGGTGGATTTGAAGTTCTCATAAAAAGAATGGAGGAGGAGATTGTCAAAAATGGGGGTAAAATTATAAAAGGGAGTATTGTTCGGGATCTTTTTATAAATAATGGAAAATTAAATGGGGTAATTGTTGGGGGAAAAAAATTATATTCAAAAATTGTTGTCAGTACAATTCCATTGCCACGGATGGTCAAATTTAATAATTTGCCACAAGATTTTAGAGAGAAACTAGGTTCAATCAAATATCAGGGTGCTGTTTGTGTTGTAATAGGTATGGATAAAAAATTGACAGATTTTTATTGGATAAATATAATAGATGATTCAATAATAGGGGCAATAATAGAACACACCAACTTTCAACCAGTTGAAAATTATAAAGATCATATAATTTATTTGGCGAGTTATCCAGATTTTTTATCTGATGTTTGGAAATTAACTGATGATAAAGTCTTTGAAAAATATTTTTCCGAATTAAAGAGATTATTTCCGGAAATTGATAGAAAAAATGTAAGATGGTGGAAGGTTTTCAGAGACGAAGATGCCGGATTGGTCTATGATTTAAATTATTCTAAAAGGTTTGTTGGAAATAGGACACCTATAAAAGGATTGATTATAGGAGGGATGTTTAACAGTTATCCTGAAAGGTCTATAGAATCATGTTTGGTAGAAGGTAAAAATATATTAAATGAGATAAATGGGGTGATTTGAAATTATAGTTGAGATGTTTATTTGGTGGTTGATAATAGAAATTATAGGTTTTATCACATTACCATTATCAATTTTTATATTTGGAAACACTAATGATAAAGGATATGGTGTTTCAAAAATTTTAGGAATATTATTATTATGTTATTTTACTTGGATTATTTCCCATATACTACCATACAATTTATTTACAATTTTGATATCATTTTCATTGATTATATCAATTTTTTTATTTTTAAGTGAAAAAGTAGAACTAAAAAAGTTTTTTAAAAAAAATATTAAATTAATTACAACAACAGAGTTAATATTTACATTTTCATTTATATTTTTTACTTTAATAAGAGCTCAAACTCCAGCTGCTGAAGGTCTAGAAAAATTATTTGATATGAGCTTGATAAATGGTATTTTAAGGACTCAAAAGATGCCACCCCTAGATCCGTGGTATTCAGGTGGGAATATAAATTATTATTATTTTGGTCATTTTATTGTTGCAACTTTAACTAAAATATCATTATTACCATCTTATGTTACATTTAATTTATCTTTGGGCATGTTATTTTCCTTTATTTCTTTGGGAACATTTGTAGTCTGTTATAATTTGACAGGTAAGACGTCTTTTAGTATTTTTGGAATTTTCCTCTTAGCATTTTTAGGCAATATGTTAGGTTTTTTACAAATATTGACAATATTGCAACCACCATTAAACAATTTTTTCATAAAAATTTTTAATATTGAATATGCGATGACTTGTTGTCATGACCCTCATGGTCCATTTTGGGACCAACTTTTTTCATTTCCAGTTTGGTCAAGTACAAGAATAATTCCAAACACAATAAATGAATTCCCTTATGCATCTTTCCTTTTTGGGGAGGTTCATGCTCATATTCTTTCAATTCCAATCCAATTATTGACCATTAACCTTTTTTTTGAAATTTTTTCAAATAAAAATAATAAAAAATATATTATAATAAAAAATAATTCTATAAAATTTTTAATTATATCATTTTTATTAGGATGTTTATATTTTACAAATTCTTGGGAATATCCAACATATGTAGGACTTTTTGTCTTTACTTTGATATTTAATTGTTTTAAATCTGTTAATAAAATTAGTCATAAAAGAATTATTAATACTTTAGGAATATTTATTATAGTGATTATTTTTTCGTTTATTTTGTTTTTACCGTATCATATAAATGTTAGAAAATCATTTAATTACGGTTTTGTCAAAGAAAGAAGCAACATATTTCAAATCATTATAATATTCCCAGTTTTTATTTATATAATATTCAGTTATTTTATATTCAATAAAAAAATAAAAATTGATTTTCCATTTATTTTAACATTTATTGGACTGATTATTTTGATATTTTGTGAAATTTTTTACATAGATTCAAGATATAATACAGTATTTAAATTTTATTATCATATATGGATTTTTTGGTCAATATCTAGTTCTTACTATTTATCAAAGATGTGGTCTAATAAGTCAAAAATTTGGAAAATAACATTGTTTTTCTTAATTTTAACCTGTTGTACTATTACAATATTTTCGACATTGGATAGAATAAAAATTGGTTTAAATTATGGAATAACTTTAGATGGTCTTAAATATATGAAGGATTATCACCCATCAGATTATGAGATTATAATATGGACTATTAAAAACATAAAAGGAAATCCAATAATTTTAGAAGCTCCAGGTGGGGCATTCACTTATTCTTCGATATTTTCTACCTATACTGGTTTACAAACAATTGTTGGTTGGGATAATCATGTTGCTATACACAGAGGTCAATGGCCTACTGAAAGGGTGAATGATGTTAATGAAATCTACACTACAAATAATATCTCTAGAATGATTGAATTACTAGAAAAATACAATGTTAGTTATATTTTTATTGGTTCAGTTGAAAAGAAAAAATACTCAGATTCTGATTTCTCTATATTTGATAATTTTGAATTAGTAAAGAGCTTTGGGGATAATAAGATATTCAAAGTTGGTTGATTTTAATGAAAATTTCGATAATTCTCCCAACTAAAAATCAAGAAAAAACAATAGTGAAATTTATAAATCAGATTTTAAATGGCTTGAAAAATTTAGAATTTGAATTAATAGTTGTTTGTAACGGTTGTTCAGATAGAACTTATGAAAAATGTAAAAAAATTGGTAAAAAAATAAAATTAGTTAATTTGAAAGAATCAGGTAAGGGACTCGCAGTTTTGAAAGGTTTTGAATTTTCTACAGGAAATATAGTTGGTTTTGTGGATAGTGATGGTTCTTATGGTATAAAAACTATAAAAAAAGTTTTAAATCATATTATTGAAAATAATTATGATGTTTTGATAGGATCTAGATGGAAAGATAAAAAATTTTTTGAAGTCAAGGAGAAATTCGAAAGAAAAGTTTTCAGTAGGATTTGGTCTTTCTTGGTG
This window harbors:
- a CDS encoding ribosome biogenesis/translation initiation ATPase RLI, whose translation is MVRIASIDRNLCKKNKCGYLCKKVCPINRTGEECITIDEKTGFPILDEKLCIGCGLCSNKCEKAGYKAIHIVNLPEKLKEKPIHRFGKNQFLLYRLPFPSKGKIVGLVGSNGLGKTTALEILSGHLKPNLGGEEEVELDQLIGIFRGTELQNYFENLRSGEMIVSYKIQRVDMIPSYFEGKVSKLLEKTDERGILNDLIKRFEINNILESKINEISGGELQRVALAASLAKDADIYYFDEPTSFLDVSQRLNVSKSIREFCQNKSVIVVEHDLATLDFLADNIHIFYGVPGIYGIVSSPYSVRVGINAFLDGYIKEDNVRIRSEPIYFTQSFVGSKIGTEKITEFSDIKKKLGKFLLHVKAGKIYKREVIGILGSNALGKTTFARILAGEIEPDEGQVDKNVKISYKPQYPKADFQGTVRDLLKTVTDDILSGDYKSKILRPLGLEGILEKEIKNLSGGELQRVSIAVCMSRKADIYLLDEPSAFLDVEQRLSMAKMIRNIVESQETSAIIIDHDMLFLSQISDVGVVFLGKPGVEGFSDEPTSVENSFNKFLKEIGVTFRKDPQTGRPRANKPNSQMDQEQKINGKYFMG
- a CDS encoding glycosyltransferase family 2 protein encodes the protein MKICVTLPVYNEEEQLEGSVDKVLGVCRKNYKNFEILIADNASKDRTLEIAKKLSEKYPEVRYIHLPQKGRGRALKKAWMSTDADIMCYMDIDLSTDLKHLKELTDAIEEGYDISFGSRMKKESELKRSLKRDILSRGYVFLLKIFLNFQFTDAQCGFKAINSRVAAELIPKIKDNEWFFDTELLIKAQYFGYRLKEIPVKWIEDKGSTVNIPKTVKSYLKNIFRLRKELK
- a CDS encoding NAD(P)/FAD-dependent oxidoreductase, giving the protein MKFDVIILGGGLTGLYVGYNLSKKGKKIAIIEKSNQLGGLLGSFKTRGDPLEKYYHHVFKGDKNFLELIKELGIDERFHWTQSTLGFYSKGKIYDLSIPFKIISFKPLNFFEKIRFGMIGLKIKLTKNHKELEKIPAKEWIIENGGLSIYHKLFYPLLKSKYGENLEKVSAAWFIERIKLRTKGGLRKEKLGYLKGGFEVLIKRMEEEIVKNGGKIIKGSIVRDLFINNGKLNGVIVGGKKLYSKIVVSTIPLPRMVKFNNLPQDFREKLGSIKYQGAVCVVIGMDKKLTDFYWINIIDDSIIGAIIEHTNFQPVENYKDHIIYLASYPDFLSDVWKLTDDKVFEKYFSELKRLFPEIDRKNVRWWKVFRDEDAGLVYDLNYSKRFVGNRTPIKGLIIGGMFNSYPERSIESCLVEGKNILNEINGVI
- a CDS encoding topoisomerase DNA-binding C4 zinc finger domain-containing protein, with protein sequence MHDICVHCGKFATVYNQENQPTCTGCFEKKPKRYVCKKCGGMMIVKRGKYGSFWGCSGYPLCDNTVSLKEVLIKEKNKTNLK
- a CDS encoding glycosyltransferase family 2 protein, whose protein sequence is MKISIILPTKNQEKTIVKFINQILNGLKNLEFELIVVCNGCSDRTYEKCKKIGKKIKLVNLKESGKGLAVLKGFEFSTGNIVGFVDSDGSYGIKTIKKVLNHIIENNYDVLIGSRWKDKKFFEVKEKFERKVFSRIWSFLVNLFLNLRLKDTQAGIKFFRRKVIESINLNFITKNYAFDVELLLKIKLKHFFINEISVEPDIPSSSALSLVNVFNMLISLIKIWYNYILRKRGD
- a CDS encoding KH domain-containing protein: MIFPICKVCLKNDILCEGCASKIGELGIKSDEIKTFRLLNKISNKYTILNDVKIERVLETPKMIFIITNKEDASKIIGKNGGMIKKIGEYLGKPIRVITNKKNVENFVKEIFRSNNIIGINILYGDEKIYRLRFPSYEKEELPIEIDKFSKFFNSIFGEKVEIIFE
- a CDS encoding DUF2298 domain-containing protein; this encodes MFIWWLIIEIIGFITLPLSIFIFGNTNDKGYGVSKILGILLLCYFTWIISHILPYNLFTILISFSLIISIFLFLSEKVELKKFFKKNIKLITTTELIFTFSFIFFTLIRAQTPAAEGLEKLFDMSLINGILRTQKMPPLDPWYSGGNINYYYFGHFIVATLTKISLLPSYVTFNLSLGMLFSFISLGTFVVCYNLTGKTSFSIFGIFLLAFLGNMLGFLQILTILQPPLNNFFIKIFNIEYAMTCCHDPHGPFWDQLFSFPVWSSTRIIPNTINEFPYASFLFGEVHAHILSIPIQLLTINLFFEIFSNKNNKKYIIIKNNSIKFLIISFLLGCLYFTNSWEYPTYVGLFVFTLIFNCFKSVNKISHKRIINTLGIFIIVIIFSFILFLPYHINVRKSFNYGFVKERSNIFQIIIIFPVFIYIIFSYFIFNKKIKIDFPFILTFIGLIILIFCEIFYIDSRYNTVFKFYYHIWIFWSISSSYYLSKMWSNKSKIWKITLFFLILTCCTITIFSTLDRIKIGLNYGITLDGLKYMKDYHPSDYEIIIWTIKNIKGNPIILEAPGGAFTYSSIFSTYTGLQTIVGWDNHVAIHRGQWPTERVNDVNEIYTTNNISRMIELLEKYNVSYIFIGSVEKKKYSDSDFSIFDNFELVKSFGDNKIFKVG